The Sediminitomix flava genome includes a window with the following:
- a CDS encoding geranylgeranylglyceryl/heptaprenylglyceryl phosphate synthase, with product MNVLNKMYDACQLKRKQVAVLIDPDKIEVNKVSGLIKKAEEIGVSYIFIGGSLLLKNQVDAICIEIKKGSDIPVVLFPGNLSQLSPYTDATLFLSLVSGRNAEFLIGQHVVSAPLLKQMKQEVIPTAYVLIDGGRQTSVSYMSNTTPIPADKTDIAASTALAGEMLGMKMVYLEAGSGAQNPVTEKMISRVKQQLSVPLIVGGGIRSAKKATAAFEAGADIIVVGTAIENDVQFLEELKGVIASQNTLKLPNSSSLN from the coding sequence ATGAATGTACTCAACAAAATGTATGACGCTTGTCAACTAAAAAGGAAACAAGTAGCAGTTTTAATAGATCCCGATAAAATAGAAGTTAATAAAGTTTCGGGACTGATTAAGAAGGCTGAGGAAATTGGGGTTTCTTATATTTTTATAGGAGGAAGTCTTTTGTTGAAGAACCAAGTAGACGCAATTTGTATAGAAATAAAAAAGGGCAGTGATATCCCTGTTGTTTTATTCCCTGGCAATTTATCGCAGCTGTCCCCGTATACCGATGCAACTTTATTCCTTTCATTGGTATCTGGAAGAAATGCTGAGTTTTTAATTGGCCAACATGTGGTATCTGCTCCATTGTTAAAGCAAATGAAACAAGAAGTGATACCAACAGCCTATGTTTTGATAGATGGTGGTAGGCAAACGAGTGTTTCTTATATGAGCAATACAACGCCTATACCTGCTGATAAAACGGATATAGCAGCAAGTACAGCTTTAGCAGGAGAGATGTTAGGAATGAAAATGGTTTATTTGGAGGCTGGGAGTGGAGCACAAAATCCAGTGACAGAAAAAATGATCTCAAGAGTTAAACAACAACTTAGCGTTCCATTGATCGTCGGTGGTGGGATAAGGTCTGCTAAGAAAGCAACAGCGGCTTTTGAAGCTGGAGCAGATATTATCGTAGTCGGAACAGCTATTGAGAATGATGTTCAATTTTTGGAAGAACTAAAAGGTGTAATAGCATCTCAGAATACTTTAAAACTACCAAATTCATCAAGTCTAAATTGA